One genomic window of Onychostoma macrolepis isolate SWU-2019 chromosome 25, ASM1243209v1, whole genome shotgun sequence includes the following:
- the hdhd5 gene encoding haloacid dehalogenase-like hydrolase domain-containing 5 isoform X2, with the protein MAEIFSRLNMFRIGWRGVKLSRKVTNAAVSAQTQRRYSTERSLFGLLFDIDGVLVRGRTPIPAAKQCFRNLVDGDGKYRVPVVFVTNAGNSLRETKAEQLSHLLEVEVSPDQVVLSHSPLRVFTQFHDLCVLVSGQGPVVEVAHNVGFKNVVTIDMLREANPLLDVVDHNRRPKDLIPPSKKLPPIDAVVLFGEPIRWETNLQLITDVLLTNGRPGNPVTSLHYPHIPVLACNMDLLWMAEAKNPRFGHGMFLVCLESIYKKITGCELKYEALIGKPSVVTYNYAELLVRKQAEKLGWTRPVERLYAIGDNPMADIYGANLYNRYLKAMHRTRAQAQAQGGSGSQVPGDLQCEVSDDAKGSGRVMVGGSFDHRLPEGCSSILVCTGVYNHDHKDLPSDPEQTVTEQQIFHGHRDFRFDPSLTQPSFMVHDVRDGVELVFQLEGRSLQ; encoded by the exons ATGGCAGAGATCTTTTCCCGCTTGAATATGTTTAGAATCGGGTGGAGAGGCGTGAAATTGAGCAGGAAAGTCACTAATGCAGCTGTTTCTGCGCAGACGCAGCGCCGCTACAGCACA GAGCGCAGCTTGTTTGGGCTTCTGTTTGACATTGACGGGGTGCTGGTACGCGGACGGACGCCCATCCCTGCAGCCAAACAGTGTTTCAGGAACCTGGTGGACGGTGATGGAAAATACAGGGTTCCTGTGGTGTTTGTGACAAATGCAGGAAACTCTCTGCGAGAAACCAAGGCCGAGCAACTGTCTCACCTTCTGGAGGTCGAG GTGTCACCAGACCAGGTGGTGCTGTCCCACAGTCCTCTGCGGGTTTTCACTCAGTTCCATGACCTGTGTGTGCTGGTGTCCGGACAGGGACCCGTGGTGGAAGTGGCACACAA TGTAGGTTTCAAGAACGTTGTGACCATTGACATGCTGAGGGAGGCGAATCCTCTCCTAGATGTAGTGGATCACAATCGCAGACCCAAAGACCTG ATTCCCCCATCTAAGAAATTGCCACCAATAGATG CTGTCGTCCTGTTTGGCGAGCCTATCAGGTGGGAGACCAACTTACAACTAATCACTGATGTGCTCTTGACCAATGGGAGGCCAGGAAACCCTGTGACATCACTGCATTACCCACATATCCCCGTGCTGGCTTGCAACATGGATCTGCTGTGGATGGCCGAAGCCAAAAACCCTCG ATTTGGACACGGCATGTTCCTCGTGTGTCTGGAGAGCATCTATAAGAAGATAACAGGCTGTGAGCTGAAGTACGAGGCTCTGATCGGGAAGCCCAGTGTTGTGACTTACAACTACGCCGAACTGCTCGTTAGAAAACAGGCAGAGAAACTGGGCTGGACCCGACCGGTCGAGAGACTTTACGCCATTGG TGACAACCCGATGGCTGATATTTACGGTGCAAACCTGTACAACCGCTACCTCAAAGCGATGCATCGCACCCGTGCTCAAGCACAGGCGCAGGGCGGCTCAGGCAGCCAGGTGCCCGGAGACCTGCAGTGTGAAGTGTCCGACGATGCCAAAGGTTCAGGACGGGTGATGGTGGGAGGCTCGTTCGATCACCGTCTGCCCGAAGGCTGCAGCTCCATCCTGGTCTGCACGGGAGTCTACAACCACGACCACAAGGACCTGCCCTCGGACCCCGAGCAGACGGTCACAGAGCAGCAGATCTTCCACGGTCACCGGGACTTCCGCTTCGACCCCAGTCTGACGCAGCCCTCCTTCATGGTGCATGACGTTCGGGATGGAGTGGAGCTGGTCTTCCAGCTGGAGGGTCGGTCACTGCAGTAA
- the hdhd5 gene encoding haloacid dehalogenase-like hydrolase domain-containing 5 isoform X1, whose protein sequence is MAEIFSRLNMFRIGWRGVKLSRKVTNAAVSAQTQRRYSTDVCEQERSLFGLLFDIDGVLVRGRTPIPAAKQCFRNLVDGDGKYRVPVVFVTNAGNSLRETKAEQLSHLLEVEVSPDQVVLSHSPLRVFTQFHDLCVLVSGQGPVVEVAHNVGFKNVVTIDMLREANPLLDVVDHNRRPKDLIPPSKKLPPIDAVVLFGEPIRWETNLQLITDVLLTNGRPGNPVTSLHYPHIPVLACNMDLLWMAEAKNPRFGHGMFLVCLESIYKKITGCELKYEALIGKPSVVTYNYAELLVRKQAEKLGWTRPVERLYAIGDNPMADIYGANLYNRYLKAMHRTRAQAQAQGGSGSQVPGDLQCEVSDDAKGSGRVMVGGSFDHRLPEGCSSILVCTGVYNHDHKDLPSDPEQTVTEQQIFHGHRDFRFDPSLTQPSFMVHDVRDGVELVFQLEGRSLQ, encoded by the exons ATGGCAGAGATCTTTTCCCGCTTGAATATGTTTAGAATCGGGTGGAGAGGCGTGAAATTGAGCAGGAAAGTCACTAATGCAGCTGTTTCTGCGCAGACGCAGCGCCGCTACAGCACA gATGTGTGTGAACAGGAGCGCAGCTTGTTTGGGCTTCTGTTTGACATTGACGGGGTGCTGGTACGCGGACGGACGCCCATCCCTGCAGCCAAACAGTGTTTCAGGAACCTGGTGGACGGTGATGGAAAATACAGGGTTCCTGTGGTGTTTGTGACAAATGCAGGAAACTCTCTGCGAGAAACCAAGGCCGAGCAACTGTCTCACCTTCTGGAGGTCGAG GTGTCACCAGACCAGGTGGTGCTGTCCCACAGTCCTCTGCGGGTTTTCACTCAGTTCCATGACCTGTGTGTGCTGGTGTCCGGACAGGGACCCGTGGTGGAAGTGGCACACAA TGTAGGTTTCAAGAACGTTGTGACCATTGACATGCTGAGGGAGGCGAATCCTCTCCTAGATGTAGTGGATCACAATCGCAGACCCAAAGACCTG ATTCCCCCATCTAAGAAATTGCCACCAATAGATG CTGTCGTCCTGTTTGGCGAGCCTATCAGGTGGGAGACCAACTTACAACTAATCACTGATGTGCTCTTGACCAATGGGAGGCCAGGAAACCCTGTGACATCACTGCATTACCCACATATCCCCGTGCTGGCTTGCAACATGGATCTGCTGTGGATGGCCGAAGCCAAAAACCCTCG ATTTGGACACGGCATGTTCCTCGTGTGTCTGGAGAGCATCTATAAGAAGATAACAGGCTGTGAGCTGAAGTACGAGGCTCTGATCGGGAAGCCCAGTGTTGTGACTTACAACTACGCCGAACTGCTCGTTAGAAAACAGGCAGAGAAACTGGGCTGGACCCGACCGGTCGAGAGACTTTACGCCATTGG TGACAACCCGATGGCTGATATTTACGGTGCAAACCTGTACAACCGCTACCTCAAAGCGATGCATCGCACCCGTGCTCAAGCACAGGCGCAGGGCGGCTCAGGCAGCCAGGTGCCCGGAGACCTGCAGTGTGAAGTGTCCGACGATGCCAAAGGTTCAGGACGGGTGATGGTGGGAGGCTCGTTCGATCACCGTCTGCCCGAAGGCTGCAGCTCCATCCTGGTCTGCACGGGAGTCTACAACCACGACCACAAGGACCTGCCCTCGGACCCCGAGCAGACGGTCACAGAGCAGCAGATCTTCCACGGTCACCGGGACTTCCGCTTCGACCCCAGTCTGACGCAGCCCTCCTTCATGGTGCATGACGTTCGGGATGGAGTGGAGCTGGTCTTCCAGCTGGAGGGTCGGTCACTGCAGTAA